A genomic stretch from Petrimonas mucosa includes:
- a CDS encoding IS3 family transposase, producing the protein MAKIDKTHSISVSLQCDLLDVPRSSFYYSPLKDGSYNEELMKQIDKQYTSTPFYGVPRMTQHLRGLGYKVNPKRVQRLYLCGSRA; encoded by the coding sequence ATGGCAAAAATCGACAAGACGCATTCTATAAGTGTTTCACTGCAGTGCGATTTGTTGGATGTTCCCCGCAGCAGCTTCTACTATTCTCCCCTGAAAGATGGTTCCTACAATGAAGAACTGATGAAGCAGATCGACAAGCAATATACGTCCACCCCGTTTTACGGTGTTCCCCGGATGACGCAGCACTTGCGTGGCCTGGGTTACAAGGTGAACCCCAAGCGTGTGCAGCGTTTGTACCTTTGTGGAAGTCGTGCCTAA
- a CDS encoding transposase, translated as MKKRKSYSAGFKTKIVLEVLQERETVQQIGRKYGLHPSQISTWKSQFLSNADAVFERGTTKTEDDKEKDALFKKVGQLQLEVDFLKKVLGK; from the coding sequence ATGAAGAAAAGAAAAAGTTACAGTGCCGGCTTTAAAACGAAGATCGTTTTAGAAGTCTTACAGGAAAGGGAGACTGTCCAGCAGATCGGTCGCAAGTATGGTTTGCACCCGAGCCAGATCTCCACGTGGAAGAGCCAGTTTTTATCGAATGCGGATGCCGTTTTCGAACGTGGCACCACCAAAACGGAGGATGACAAGGAGAAAGATGCCCTTTTCAAGAAAGTGGGGCAACTTCAACTGGAGGTTGACTTCTTAAAAAAAGTATTGGGGAAATAG
- a CDS encoding polysaccharide biosynthesis/export family protein, whose amino-acid sequence MNKLFYLISSIIIILGVISCNSAKNVAYIQGAGENDMAGYVQTGPMYDARILPKDLLTITVSATDPEAVKPFNLTVPSLTTGSSTYSQPALQKYLVDNNGQINFPVLGMVTLSGLTKREAETKITGLLQKYLKEPPVVTVSFVNYKISVLGEVARPNTFTIVNEKVNIFEALAMAGDMTIYGKRDNVKVIREDADGNQSVIVLNLNDPSIIHSPYYFLQQNDVVYVEPNKTKAKSSEIGSATSLWISGTSILISLAGLLVNILRK is encoded by the coding sequence ATGAACAAATTGTTTTATTTAATTTCATCTATAATAATAATTTTAGGTGTAATTTCCTGTAATAGTGCCAAGAATGTGGCATATATACAGGGTGCCGGTGAAAATGATATGGCGGGCTATGTGCAGACCGGCCCTATGTATGATGCACGCATTTTGCCTAAGGATCTGCTGACGATTACAGTGTCGGCAACCGATCCGGAGGCCGTGAAACCTTTTAACCTTACTGTGCCTAGTTTGACTACCGGTTCAAGTACCTACTCTCAACCTGCGCTGCAGAAATATCTGGTGGATAATAACGGACAGATAAATTTCCCGGTATTGGGTATGGTTACTCTTAGCGGATTGACTAAAAGGGAAGCGGAGACGAAGATTACGGGACTGCTTCAAAAGTATCTGAAGGAGCCTCCGGTGGTGACTGTGAGTTTTGTGAATTACAAGATCTCGGTACTGGGTGAGGTGGCTCGTCCGAACACTTTTACTATTGTGAATGAGAAGGTTAACATCTTCGAAGCATTGGCCATGGCGGGTGATATGACTATCTATGGTAAGCGTGATAACGTTAAGGTTATCAGGGAGGATGCTGATGGCAACCAGAGTGTGATTGTGCTGAACCTGAATGATCCTTCTATTATTCACTCTCCCTACTATTTTCTGCAGCAGAACGATGTGGTGTATGTGGAGCCTAACAAGACAAAAGCGAAGAGTTCGGAGATTGGAAGTGCTACAAGCCTTTGGATTTCAGGTACATCAATATTGATATCGCTGGCGGGACTGCTGGTTAATATCCTGAGAAAATAG